The sequence ACAGCTGGATTAAAGACAGCATCTAGGTAAACATCTGTAAGGTTAAAAAAGTCCTTGTCATTTTCGCTAGAAACTGGATATACAGTCTTGTCTGGATAGGTCATTGCATTTAGAAAAGTTTGTAATGATGAGCTAGCCATATCCATAAAAGGCTCGCGAGTAGTGTATTTTTTGGAACCATTTAATACAGAGTGTTCCATAATATGGGCCATACCTTTGGAATTTGTTGGTGGGGTCTTAAAACCTATGCCAAAGGTCTTATTTTTGTCAGATGTTTTTACATAAACAACTTGAGCATTGGTTTTATCATGGACGTATAAAAATACTTCTACTCCCATTTTTTCGTAATTTTGTTTTTCTTTTAATGTGTATGTCATAATTCCTCCGTTTGTTTAACTATACTCCAACAAAAATAAGAAGATTTGGGTAGAAATATAGAGATGATTACTAAAAGGAGGGATTATGAGTCAATTAAAGACAAAAGAGCTGACTGTGATGGGGATTTCTGTGGCTCTTATGGTGGTTTTAGGGACTGTTCTTTATTTCGTGGGTAGTAGTCTGCCAATTCCTGGTGGAAGGCTCTTGGCCATGGCCCCTGCCTATAGTTTTATTTTTACTGCTCTAATATTAAGGGTTAAAAGGATTGGAGTTATTTCTCTGATTTCTTTTATATTTGGAATATTTTTGTTAAAATTTTCCATATTTGGGGTCTTGGCTATATGGATAAGTGCTTTTTTAGCCGACATTTTAACCCTTATATTAATTAGAAAATACAAGTCTTATAAAGATATATACTTAACGGTGCCATTAAATAGCTTTTTTCAAATATGGACTTCTTACTATGTGGTCTTAAACTTTGTTCCAGATTCAAAGTTTACCCAAGCTGCCTTTTGGCCAACTCTTGGACTATCACTTTTGATTTATTTCATAAGCCTATACTCGTCAAAATATTTTATAAGACTTATGGACAAGAGATCTTTATTGGGAAAAGACTTTGATGACCAAGATTTAAATTATGAAAAAAGATAATAAATTGAATTATGGAAAGAGATAAGAAATGAAATTAGGAATTTTAGGTTCAGGCAAAATTGTCAATGAAGTTTTGCCAGTAATTAATCAAATCGAAAATATAGACCTTATGGCCATAGCTGCAAGAAATGAAGAAAAACTACAGAACTTATGCCAAGATTATGAAATAAAGAGATATTATCTAGGCATAGATGATCTCTTGACCGATGATGAAATAGATACCGTTTATGTAGTTTTGCCAAATAACCTGCACTTTGAGGCAATGGATAAGGCTATAGATAAAAGGAAAAATATAATTTGTGAAAAACCCTTTACTTCAAATGCTTATGAGAGCGAAAAAATCATAGAAAAAGCCAAGGAAAATGACGTGATGATAGTTGAAGCAATAAGCCACAGATTTATTCCTAATGCAAATGAAGTGAAAAAGCTTATCGGAGACTTGGGAGACATAAAGATTGTCTCCTTTAACTATTCTCAATACTCATCAAGGTATGACAAGTTCAAAGAAGGGATTATTGAGCCGGTATTTAGATTGGAGAACTCGGGTGGAGCCTTGATTGACCTAAACTTATATAATATAGCTTTTGCTGTAGATACTTTTGGCCTGCCAAAGGAAGTCAAGTACTTTGCAAATATAGAAAAAGACATAGATACATCGGGCATAGTCATCCTTGATTACGAGGATTTCAAAGTTTCATGTATTGGATCAAAGGATTCTGCTGCTCCTATCATAAACACTATACAAGGAAGTGAAGCTACTATTGAGATTCCGGACGCTTTGAATAGTTTTGATAAGTTTAATCTTACAAAAACTCATGCAAGTGGCGTAGAAAATTTCAACTACAATCTAGAAGATAAATCAAGGCTATATTACGAATTTGTAGAGATCGAAGAGATTATGAGAACAAAGGACCTAAATAGAGTAGACGAGCTATTAAAACTAACACAAAATTACATGGATGTTATAACTCGTGCTAGATTTGATGCGAATATTTATTATCCTGCCGATACAATTAATTAATGCTGTGCTATAATAAAAGTATATAATATTTGAATTTATATAAAATTTATTTTAAGGAAAGGAGAGAAGATGGTAGGAATAATACTTGCAAGTCACGGCCACTTTGCTGAAGGCATCAAAGAATCTGCACAAATGATTTTTGGCGACCAAGAAAAGTTTGAATCTGCAATTCTTTTGCCATCCATGGGACCTGATGACTTGAAAAATGAGCTTGAAGCTTGCATAGAAAAAGTTGATAGCGATCAAATTTTATTTCTAGTTGACCTATGGGGAGGCACTCCATTTAACCAAACATCAAACTTGCTAGATGGTCACGAAGATAAGTGGGCCATTGTTGCTGGAATGAATCTTCCAATGGTCATAGAAGCTCTATCAGAAAGATTTACAAATGAATCTTCTCACGGCATTGCAAAGGCAATTATAGGATCAGCAAGAGAGGGAGTAAAGATCAAACCGGAAGATCTAAACGAAACAGAAACAAAGGCAGAAGCCAAAGAAGTTGACAGGGGCCAAGAGGAAGTAGATGCCAAGACTAAGGCAGATGGATCAATTCCTCCAGGAACTGTTATCGGCGATGGCAAGATTGATATTGCCCTAGCCCGTATAGACACAAGGCTCTTGCACGGCCAAGTTGCAACTAGCTGGACCAAGGCTACCAAGCCAGACCGTATAATAGTTGTTTCAGATGCAGTAAGCAAGGATGCACTTCGTAAATCAATGGTAATGGAAGCTGAGCCACCAGGAGTTAAGGCTCACGTAGTTCCAGTTTGGAAGATGAAGGAAATCCTAGATGATCCAAGATTTGGTGCAACACGCGCTATGCTTTTGTTTGAAAAACCACAAGATGTTCTAAAACTTATGGAACTAGGTGGCAAGCTTGATAAAGTAAATATCGGATCTATGGCTTATTCAGAAGGTAAAGTCAACTTAAACACAGCAGTTGCTATGAACAAGGATGATGTAGAAACCATAGAAAAACTAAAAGATTATGGCATAAGTTTCGATGTAAGAAAAGTTCCGTCTGACAAATCTGACAACTTAGAAAACATGCTCAAAAAAGCAAAATCTGAACTTAAAATGAATTAGGAGAGAAAAATGTCTGCAATTAATATTATTTTAATCTTTGTAGTAGCTTTCCTAGCAGGTTGTGAAGGGGTCCTAGATCAATTTCAATTTCACCAACCAGTAGTTGCTTGTACCCTCATTGGTCTTGTGACAGGTCACCTCAAAGAAGGTATCATGCTAGGTGGTTCATTACAAATGCTAGCCTTAGGCTGGTCAAATGTAGGAGCGGCTATAGCTCCAGATGCGGCTTTAGCTTCAGTTGCATCAGCAATAATCATGGCTTTGGCTCTTAATGGAGGAGATGCCAATGCTACAGAAGCTATATCAACATCAATAACCCTTGCAATCCCTCTTTCAGTAGCTGGGTTGTTTCTAACAATGTTTGCAAGAACCCTTGCTATTCCAATGGTTCACGCCATGGACAGCGCGGCAGAAGATGCAAACTTTGCAAAAATCGAAAGACTTCAATGGGCAGGTATAGCCATGCAAGGTCTTCGTATTGCAATCCCTGCAGTAATCCTTTGCTTTATTCCTGCAAAGGTAGTAACAGATGCCCTTAACTCTATGCCAGCATGGCTTAAAGAAGGTATGCAAATAGGTGGTGGTATGGTTGCGGCTGTTGGTTATGCCATGGTATTAAATATGATGAGTACCAAAGAAACCTGGCCATTTTTTGCTCTTGGTTTTGTCCTTGCAGCAATCCCACAAATCACATTGATAGGACTAGGTGTCATAGCTGTTGCCCTTGCCTTAATCTATATGAAACTTAAAGGCCTTGCTCAAAATAGCGGAGGATCATCTTCAAACTCTGGCGATCCCCTTGGCGATATAATCAATGACTATTAAGGAGGGATCTAATGACTGAAAACAAAGAAACTATTAAAAAAGAACAAGCAGAACTTGTAACAGGCGAAAATGGCAGAATCCAACTAAGCGAATCTGTCAGAAAGAAAGTCTGCAACAGACACCAATTTTTACAAGGTACTTGGAACTTTGAGAGAATGCAAAATGGTGGTTGGGCTTATTCTATAATCCCAGCTATCAAAGCCTTATACCATGACAAAGATAGCCAAGCGGCAGCACTAAAACGTCACTTGGAATTTTATAACACCCACCCATATGTATCTGCGCCAGTAATGGGTGTGACCCTAGCTATGGAAGAAGAAAGAGCTAATGGTACAGCCATTGACGATGCTGCAATAAACGGTGTAAAAGTAGGAATGATGGGACCTCTAGCAGGTGTAGGCGATCCAGTATTCTGGTTTACTATAAGGCCAATACTTGGAGCACTTGGTGCATCTTTTGCCCTAAGTGGGAATATAATTGGACCTCTACTATTCTTTGTACTTTGGAATCTGATTAGATACATCTTCCTATGGAAGACTCAAGAAGCAGGCTACAAAGCAGGAAATGAAATCACAAAGGACCTATCCGGCGGACTACTTGGTAGAGTTACCCTCATGGCGTCTATACTAGGTATGTTTGTCATAGGAGCTCTTGTCCAACGTTGGGTAAATGTTAATATTCCATTAGAAATTACAAGAGTTGCCCAAGATGCACAAACCTATATCCACTGGGAAGAACTACCAGCTGGAGCAGAAGGAATCAAGCAAGCCCTTGAGACCTATAACACCTATGGTGCAACTGCCTTTAGCCCAGAAAAGGTAACAACCCTTCAAGATAACTTGGATATGCTAATACCAGGACTATTGCCATTACTATTAACCCTAGGTGTATCAAAACTTCTCAAAAAAGACGTTTCACCAATTACAATTATCCTTGCTTTATTCGCTATAGGTATAGTAGCAAGATATTTCCATATAATGTAGGCTATGGTAGAATCTCAAAACAAAACTGTTGATCTTACTATAAAGGCCAACCACCTCCAGGGCTTTACAAGCTCTGGATCGGTTATGGTTGGGGATAAGGCTTTTGAATACTACAACAGTAGAAATCCTAATGACTATATTCAGATTCCTTGGAAGGAAGTAGACCTGATTACAGCAGAGGTTGTTTTCAAAAAGAAAATCCCAAGATTTGCCATTCACACTAAGCAAAATGGAGATTTTATATTCACAACGGTTGATAATAAGAAGACTCTAAGAGCTATAAATAAGTATATTCCAAGTGATAAACTTAGGAAGTCTCTTAGTATAATGGACTATATAAAGAGAATATTAAAAAGATAGGGTGCTAGTAAGTGCCCTATTTTTATATGGAAATATGAAAACATTTTCTAAAATATGGAAAAATATTTCAAATTGCTATATAATTAACTTATACATTAAAACTCAAACATTACTTATAAATGTTTTCACAAAGGAGAAATTATGAAAAATTATAGTACATCTAAAATTAGAAACTTAGCTTTAGTCGGCCACTCTGCAAGTGGTAAGACATCACTTGCAGAAGCTTTATTATATAAGACAGGTGCAATCGATAAAAAAGGAAGAGTTGAAGATAAAAACACAGTTTCAGATTATGAAGCTCAAGAGAAAAAAAGAGGAATCTCTATCCAAACTTCAATCATTCCAGTCGAATACGAAGATTTTAAGATCAATTTTATAGATTCTCCTGGATTTTTTGATTTTGAAGGTGAAGTATTGCAAGCCCTAAGAGCAAGCGAAGCTGCACTTTTTGTTATAGATGGAGAAAGCGGTATCGAGGTCGGTACAGAAAAATACTGGAAATATACCCAAGACATCAATCTTCCGTCAATCATCTTTGTTAACAAACTTGATAAAGAAAATGCCAACTTCAACAAGGTTGTATCAGACCTACACATCAATTTTGGCAAAAAAGTTATTCCACTAACTCTAATGCTTGGCGAAGGCGATAAATTTGAGGGAGTAATAGATGTACTAGACAAAAAAGCCTACACTTACGAAAATGGCGAAAAGAAAGAAGTAGGAATACCGGAAATTCGTCTAGCAGAAGTTGATGCTGTTTACGAAGAGATTATAGAAGCAGTTGCAGAAACTGATGATTCATTAATGGAAAAATTCTTTGAAGGCGAAGAATTCTCTGAAAGTGAATTTAGAAATGGACTCTCTGAAGCTATACTTGAAGGAACAGTAGTTCCACTAATTGCAGGATCTAGTGAAAAAGAAATCGGCCTAACCCAACTTCTTGAAGTAATAACAAAATACATGCCATCTATCAATGATGAGGCTGCAAATATTGGATTTAGAGTAAAAGAAGGCTATGAAGCTTTCGAGTCAAACGAGGATGCTCCATTCTCTGCTGTAGTTTTCAAAACTCTTGCAGATCCATTTGTTGGTAAAATCTCAATATTTAAAGTTTTATCTGGATCAGTTTCAAAAGATGACAAGATTTATGACGTGACAAAAGGCAAGGAATTAAAGGTATCAAACCTATTTTATCTAAAAGGTAAAGAACAAATCAAAGCTGACAAGGTAATAGCAGGTGATATTGGTGCATTTACAAAACTTGACGACCTATCAACAGGTGATAGCCTTGCTACAGCAGACAATAAGATAGAATACAAAAAAATAAAATATCCAAAACCAGTTTTATTCTACGCAATCAAAGCAGTAAGCAAAAATGACGAGGATAAGATTTCTGAAGCATTACAAAAACTTATCGAAGAAGACCCAACATTTGTAGACGATAGAAATATAGAAACTCACCAACAAATCCTATCTGGTCTCGGCAATATGCAACTAGAAGTTATAATGGATAAACTACGTGACAATTACGGTGTAAATACAGAGGTTGTAGATTACAAGATTCCATATAGGGAAACAATCAAGGGCAAATCTGACGTACAAGGTAAACACAAGAAACAATCTGGTGGTGCTGGCCAATACGGAGATGTATTTATCAGATTTGAACCAACAGAAGAAGAATTTGTATTTGACGAAGAAGTATTTGGTGGGGCAGTTCCAAAGAACTACTTCCCAGCAGTAGAAAAAGGACTAGAAGAATCCCTTTTCGAAGGACCACTAGCAGGATTTAAAGTAACTGGTATTCGTGCAACCTTATACGATGGATCTTACCACCCAGTAGATTCTAACGAACAAGCATTCAAGACTGCTGCAAAGATAGCCTTCAAAAAGGGTATAGAAGAAGCGAATCCAATATTACTTGAACCAGTTATGAAACTAGAAATTAAAGTTCCAGAAGATAACATGGGAGATGTTATGGGTGATATGAACAAGAGACGTGGCAAAATACTCGGCATGGAACCACAAGAAGATGGAAGCCAAATTATCTTGGCAGAAGCTCCACTAGCAGAAGTATTAAACTACGCTATCGATCTAAGAAGTCAAACATCAGCACGTGGTTCTTTCTCAATGGAATTTGACAGATACGAAGAAGTGCCAAAAGAAATCACTCAAAAGGTAATAGCAGATAGAGCAGAATAATATCAGGAGGTAGCAATGGCAAAGTGGGAAATATTAGAAATTGATCCTTGGATAAAAGACTACGAAAACGACATAAATCTGAGAATGAATGAATATGAAAAGCAAAAAGAAAGAATCTTAAAAGATAGCGAAAGCTTAAAAGACTTTGCCAATGCTCACCATTATTATGGCTTTCACAAAGTCAAAAATGGCTGGATATACAGAGAGTGGGCGCCTAAGGCCGATGGCCTATATCTGATAGGCGATTTCAACAATTGGGATAGGCATGCCCACCCACTTAGTAAAATAAATGATGAGGACTGGGAAATCTTCATTAAGGGAATCAGGACAATCCCACATGGGTCTAGGATAAAAGTCTTAGTTGATGCCAATGGAGCCATCAAAGATAGGATTCCTCTCTACGCTAGTAGGGTAGAAAGAGATGAAAATAATGATTTTGCGGCTATATTGCAAAATCCACGTTCCAAATTTAAGTGGACTGATCAAGATTTCAAAATTAATAAAAATGACTTGTTGATATATGAAGCCCATATAGGCATGGCTGGCGAGGAAGAAAAAGTTTCGACTTACAAGGAATTTGAAAAAAACATCTTGCCTAGAATTAAGAAGGACGGTTACAATACTGTCCAACTCATGGCTATAGCTGAGCACCCATATTATGGTTCTTTTGGCTATCAAGTCAGCAACTTTTATGCTCCAAGTTCTTGGTATGGACCAATCAATGACCTTAAATCTTTGATTAACGCAGCCCATAATATGGGGATAAATGTGATTATGGATTTGGTTCATTCCCATGCTATCAAAAATACTATAGAGGGCATCAACGAGTTTGATGGAACTGACTACCAGTTCTTCCACGCAGGAGCTGAAGGTAATCACCCAGATTGGGATTCTAAATTATTTGATTACTCAAAACCAGGAGTTCTTCACTTTTTGCTATCCAATGTCAAATATTGGCTAGAGGAATTCCATTTCGATGGTTTTAGATTTGACGGTGTCACATCTATGATTTATAAAAATCACGGTCGTGGAGAAAATTTTGACCACTATAGCAAATATTTTTCCATGAACACTGATATTTCTGCAATAACTTACTTGCAATTAGCCAATGAATTGGCCAGAGAAATAAAACCTGAAGCTATAACTATAGCTGAAGATATGTCGGGTATGCCTGGTATGTGCCTACCAATATCCAATGCTGGTATAGGTTTTGACTACAGGCTTGCTATGGGTATGCCGGATTTTTGGGAGAAAACCCTAGAAAAACAAGATGAAAATTGGGATCTATCCAATATGTGGTATGAATTATCAACTCATAGACCAGAAGAAAAACGCATATCTTATGTAGAAAGCCACGACCAAGCTTTAGTTGGCTCAAAGACGACAATATTCACCTTGGCCGATAAGGAAATGTATTGGTCAATGGATAAAGATAACACAAATTATGTAATTGATAGGGCCATAGCCCTTCATAAGATGATTAGGTGGATTACAATATCCATGGGAGCGGACGCTTACCTTAACTTTATGGGCAATGAGTCAGGACACCCTGAATGGATTGATTTTCCAAGAGAAGGTAATGGATACTCATTTTCACATGCTACAAGAAAATGGTCTATTCTAGATGCAGAATATCTAAAATATCATTACCTAGGTGATTTTGATAAGGCTATGATTGAACACGTCAAAAAGTACGATCAATTAGGCAGTACCACATTTAGATTATGGCTTGACAATGACAGAAAGATTATCGCCTTTAGAAATAAGGATATAGTCTACCTATTTAACTTCCATCCTACAAATTCCTATGAATCATTTGCTTTGCCAATCCACGATGTTGGAGAATTCAGGACGGTTTTAGATACTGATGAGATAAGATTTGGTGGGCTAGGAAGAATTTCTCATGACTATGTATACAAGACAGAAAGGCTAGCCGGAACAGACTATGATGGGATCAAAATATATATACCATCAAGAACAGCTTTGGCTTTGGAAAAATACAATAAATGAAAATTATTTGCCTAGGAGATTCCTTCACCGAAGGATATTTAGTAGAAAAGTCATACGTAGATTACCTCAAAGAAGCAGGCTATGAAACCATGAACTTGGGTAGAAACGGTGATATGACTTCTGACTTGCTTAAAAGATTTAAGGCTAGTAAGTGCGATCTGTTAATAGTCTTTGCAGGAACTAATGATCTATACCAAGGAGTTTCAGCTGAAATTGCCCTTGCAAACATAAAAGAATTATTAAAATTATCAAAGGCAGATAAAAATCTTATTATAATTCCTCCATATATAGAAGAGGAAGAAGCCTACCCTATATATGAGCTTATCAACAATAACATGGATACTTATGGTGAAATGTTAACGAAGTTGCCTTATCCGACTCTTGATGCAAGAAAAATACCACCATCATATTTTATAGATGGTCTTCATATGAGAGAAGATTTTCATAAAAGATTGGCTCATGAGATAATAAAAAGAATAGATAATATTTAGCAGCTTTAAGCTGCTTTTATTTTGATAAAATTTAAGGCTATAATATATT comes from Anaerococcus urinomassiliensis and encodes:
- a CDS encoding DUF956 family protein, with protein sequence MVESQNKTVDLTIKANHLQGFTSSGSVMVGDKAFEYYNSRNPNDYIQIPWKEVDLITAEVVFKKKIPRFAIHTKQNGDFIFTTVDNKKTLRAINKYIPSDKLRKSLSIMDYIKRILKR
- a CDS encoding Gfo/Idh/MocA family protein, translating into MKLGILGSGKIVNEVLPVINQIENIDLMAIAARNEEKLQNLCQDYEIKRYYLGIDDLLTDDEIDTVYVVLPNNLHFEAMDKAIDKRKNIICEKPFTSNAYESEKIIEKAKENDVMIVEAISHRFIPNANEVKKLIGDLGDIKIVSFNYSQYSSRYDKFKEGIIEPVFRLENSGGALIDLNLYNIAFAVDTFGLPKEVKYFANIEKDIDTSGIVILDYEDFKVSCIGSKDSAAPIINTIQGSEATIEIPDALNSFDKFNLTKTHASGVENFNYNLEDKSRLYYEFVEIEEIMRTKDLNRVDELLKLTQNYMDVITRARFDANIYYPADTIN
- a CDS encoding PTS system mannose/fructose/sorbose family transporter subunit IID — encoded protein: MTENKETIKKEQAELVTGENGRIQLSESVRKKVCNRHQFLQGTWNFERMQNGGWAYSIIPAIKALYHDKDSQAAALKRHLEFYNTHPYVSAPVMGVTLAMEEERANGTAIDDAAINGVKVGMMGPLAGVGDPVFWFTIRPILGALGASFALSGNIIGPLLFFVLWNLIRYIFLWKTQEAGYKAGNEITKDLSGGLLGRVTLMASILGMFVIGALVQRWVNVNIPLEITRVAQDAQTYIHWEELPAGAEGIKQALETYNTYGATAFSPEKVTTLQDNLDMLIPGLLPLLLTLGVSKLLKKDVSPITIILALFAIGIVARYFHIM
- a CDS encoding PTS mannose/fructose/sorbose transporter subunit IIC, translated to MSAINIILIFVVAFLAGCEGVLDQFQFHQPVVACTLIGLVTGHLKEGIMLGGSLQMLALGWSNVGAAIAPDAALASVASAIIMALALNGGDANATEAISTSITLAIPLSVAGLFLTMFARTLAIPMVHAMDSAAEDANFAKIERLQWAGIAMQGLRIAIPAVILCFIPAKVVTDALNSMPAWLKEGMQIGGGMVAAVGYAMVLNMMSTKETWPFFALGFVLAAIPQITLIGLGVIAVALALIYMKLKGLAQNSGGSSSNSGDPLGDIINDY
- a CDS encoding GDSL-type esterase/lipase family protein: MKIICLGDSFTEGYLVEKSYVDYLKEAGYETMNLGRNGDMTSDLLKRFKASKCDLLIVFAGTNDLYQGVSAEIALANIKELLKLSKADKNLIIIPPYIEEEEAYPIYELINNNMDTYGEMLTKLPYPTLDARKIPPSYFIDGLHMREDFHKRLAHEIIKRIDNI
- the fusA gene encoding elongation factor G, with amino-acid sequence MKNYSTSKIRNLALVGHSASGKTSLAEALLYKTGAIDKKGRVEDKNTVSDYEAQEKKRGISIQTSIIPVEYEDFKINFIDSPGFFDFEGEVLQALRASEAALFVIDGESGIEVGTEKYWKYTQDINLPSIIFVNKLDKENANFNKVVSDLHINFGKKVIPLTLMLGEGDKFEGVIDVLDKKAYTYENGEKKEVGIPEIRLAEVDAVYEEIIEAVAETDDSLMEKFFEGEEFSESEFRNGLSEAILEGTVVPLIAGSSEKEIGLTQLLEVITKYMPSINDEAANIGFRVKEGYEAFESNEDAPFSAVVFKTLADPFVGKISIFKVLSGSVSKDDKIYDVTKGKELKVSNLFYLKGKEQIKADKVIAGDIGAFTKLDDLSTGDSLATADNKIEYKKIKYPKPVLFYAIKAVSKNDEDKISEALQKLIEEDPTFVDDRNIETHQQILSGLGNMQLEVIMDKLRDNYGVNTEVVDYKIPYRETIKGKSDVQGKHKKQSGGAGQYGDVFIRFEPTEEEFVFDEEVFGGAVPKNYFPAVEKGLEESLFEGPLAGFKVTGIRATLYDGSYHPVDSNEQAFKTAAKIAFKKGIEEANPILLEPVMKLEIKVPEDNMGDVMGDMNKRRGKILGMEPQEDGSQIILAEAPLAEVLNYAIDLRSQTSARGSFSMEFDRYEEVPKEITQKVIADRAE
- a CDS encoding PTS sugar transporter subunit IIB, giving the protein MVGIILASHGHFAEGIKESAQMIFGDQEKFESAILLPSMGPDDLKNELEACIEKVDSDQILFLVDLWGGTPFNQTSNLLDGHEDKWAIVAGMNLPMVIEALSERFTNESSHGIAKAIIGSAREGVKIKPEDLNETETKAEAKEVDRGQEEVDAKTKADGSIPPGTVIGDGKIDIALARIDTRLLHGQVATSWTKATKPDRIIVVSDAVSKDALRKSMVMEAEPPGVKAHVVPVWKMKEILDDPRFGATRAMLLFEKPQDVLKLMELGGKLDKVNIGSMAYSEGKVNLNTAVAMNKDDVETIEKLKDYGISFDVRKVPSDKSDNLENMLKKAKSELKMN
- a CDS encoding alpha-amylase family glycosyl hydrolase — translated: MAKWEILEIDPWIKDYENDINLRMNEYEKQKERILKDSESLKDFANAHHYYGFHKVKNGWIYREWAPKADGLYLIGDFNNWDRHAHPLSKINDEDWEIFIKGIRTIPHGSRIKVLVDANGAIKDRIPLYASRVERDENNDFAAILQNPRSKFKWTDQDFKINKNDLLIYEAHIGMAGEEEKVSTYKEFEKNILPRIKKDGYNTVQLMAIAEHPYYGSFGYQVSNFYAPSSWYGPINDLKSLINAAHNMGINVIMDLVHSHAIKNTIEGINEFDGTDYQFFHAGAEGNHPDWDSKLFDYSKPGVLHFLLSNVKYWLEEFHFDGFRFDGVTSMIYKNHGRGENFDHYSKYFSMNTDISAITYLQLANELAREIKPEAITIAEDMSGMPGMCLPISNAGIGFDYRLAMGMPDFWEKTLEKQDENWDLSNMWYELSTHRPEEKRISYVESHDQALVGSKTTIFTLADKEMYWSMDKDNTNYVIDRAIALHKMIRWITISMGADAYLNFMGNESGHPEWIDFPREGNGYSFSHATRKWSILDAEYLKYHYLGDFDKAMIEHVKKYDQLGSTTFRLWLDNDRKIIAFRNKDIVYLFNFHPTNSYESFALPIHDVGEFRTVLDTDEIRFGGLGRISHDYVYKTERLAGTDYDGIKIYIPSRTALALEKYNK